The following coding sequences are from one Triticum aestivum cultivar Chinese Spring chromosome 5A, IWGSC CS RefSeq v2.1, whole genome shotgun sequence window:
- the LOC123107984 gene encoding uncharacterized protein isoform X2: MAARARAVAAMSSSSSVLLAAAVALTLLVSSASAQSGCTTALVGLYPCMNYISGNDTAPTNWRRQCSGRWLGIEDDTDGVLAGEWRVVVTWHGGSGARALGCCDLRRVHRVRSRALGLV; encoded by the exons ATGGCGGCGAGAGCAAGAGCGGTGGCAGCCATGTCCAGCAGCAGCAGCGTCCTCCTGGCCGCGGCGGTGGCACTGACACTGCTGGTGTCGTCGGCGTCGGCGCAGTCCGGTTGCACGACGGCGCTGGTCGGCCTGTACCCGTGCATGAACTACATCAGCGGCAACGACACAGCGCCGACCAA CTGGAGGCGGCAGTGCTCCGGGCGCTGGCTCGGGATCGAAGACGACACCGACGGCGTACTTGCAGGGGAGTGGCGGGTCGTCGTTACATGGCATGGCGGGTCTGGTGCTCGCGCTCTCGGCTGCTGTGATCTTCGTCGTGTCCACCGTGTGAGGTCTCGGGCTCTCGGCCTTGTCTGA
- the LOC123107984 gene encoding uncharacterized protein isoform X1: protein MAARARAVAAMSSSSSVLLAAAVALTLLVSSASAQSGCTTALVGLYPCMNYISGNDTAPTKSCCSLFFFFATLFPGSLTKDMSFLLAAGGGSAPGAGSGSKTTPTAYLQGSGGSSLHGMAGLVLALSAAVIFVVSTV, encoded by the coding sequence ATGGCGGCGAGAGCAAGAGCGGTGGCAGCCATGTCCAGCAGCAGCAGCGTCCTCCTGGCCGCGGCGGTGGCACTGACACTGCTGGTGTCGTCGGCGTCGGCGCAGTCCGGTTGCACGACGGCGCTGGTCGGCCTGTACCCGTGCATGAACTACATCAGCGGCAACGACACAGCGCCGACCAAGTCCTGCTGCTCGCTGTTTTTCTTTTTTGCGACTCTGTTCCCTGGGTCGTTGACGAAGGACATGTCCTTTTTGCTTGCAGCTGGAGGCGGCAGTGCTCCGGGCGCTGGCTCGGGATCGAAGACGACACCGACGGCGTACTTGCAGGGGAGTGGCGGGTCGTCGTTACATGGCATGGCGGGTCTGGTGCTCGCGCTCTCGGCTGCTGTGATCTTCGTCGTGTCCACCGTGTGA
- the LOC123107985 gene encoding non-specific lipid transfer protein GPI-anchored 5 has translation MAAGARAVAAMSSSSSVLLAAAVALALLVASASAQSGCTSVLIGLYPCMNYISGSGTAPTKSCCSQLASVVQSQPQCLCSALGGDSSSLGGITINKTRALELPNACNVQTPPASKCNGSGGGSAPGASVSTPAVPAVQTPAGLGSKTTPSAYLQGSSSSSLHGSASLVFALAVAAVYAVSVV, from the exons ATGGCGGCGGGAGCGAGAGCGGTGGCCGCCATGTCCAGCAGCAGCAGCGTCCTCCTGGCCGCGGCGGTGGCACTGGCGCTGCTGGTGGCGTCGGCGTCCGCGCAGTCCGGGTGCACGTCTGTGCTGATCGGCCTGTACCCGTGCATGAACTACATCAGCGGCAGCGGCACGGCCCCGACCAAGTCCTGCTGCTCGCAGCTCGCCTCCGTCGTGCAGTCCCAGCCGCAGTGCCTCTGCAGCGCTCTCGGCGGTGACTCGTCGTCGCTCGGTGGCATCACCATCAACAAGACCCGCGCGCTCGAGTTGCCCAACGCCTGCAACGTGCAGACCCCGCCGGCGAGCAAGTGCAACGGCT CTGGTGGTGGCAGTGCTCCGGGTGCCAGTGTCAGCACGCCAGCCGTCCCGGCCGTGCAGACACCGGCCGGCTTGGGATCGAAGACGACGCCGTCCGCGTACCTGCAGGGGAGCAGCAGCTCGTCGCTCCATGGCTCGGCGAGTCTGGTGTTTGCGCTCGCGGTCGCTGCCGTCTACGCCGTGTCGGTCGTTTGA